A window of Clostridium botulinum BKT015925 contains these coding sequences:
- the guaB gene encoding IMP dehydrogenase: MAIILKQAYTFDDVLLVPNKSEILPKDVSLKTSLTKKIKLNIPILSAGMDTVTESKMAIAVAREGGIGIIHKNMSIERQAMEVDRVKRQENGVITDPFHLSPDNTVQDALDLMAKYRISGVPITEEGKLVGIITNRDIAFETNYEQAIKNIMTSENLITAPENTTVEEAKEILKGHKIEKLPLVDKDNNLKGLITIKDIEKVRKFPNAAKDDRGRLLCGAAVGVTADMMDRVDALVKAKVDVITIDTAHGHSKGVLVAVKEVKAKYPGLQVIAGNVATPEATKDLIEAGADCIKVGIGPGSICTTRVVAGVGVPQLTAVMDCVEEANKYGVPVIADGGIKYSGDMVKALAAGATTVMMGSMLAGCEEAPGEVEIYQGRSYKVYRGMGSLAAMACGSKDRYFQEDNKKLVPEGVEGRVPFKGSVIDTIYQLMGGLRSGMGYLGSATLNDLYQNAKFVIQSSAGLRESHPHDISITKEAPNYSVQG, from the coding sequence GTGGCAATTATTTTAAAACAAGCTTATACTTTTGATGATGTATTATTAGTTCCAAATAAATCAGAAATTTTACCAAAGGATGTTTCTTTAAAAACTAGTTTAACAAAAAAGATAAAATTAAATATTCCAATATTAAGTGCTGGAATGGATACAGTTACAGAATCTAAAATGGCTATAGCCGTAGCTAGAGAAGGTGGAATAGGAATAATCCACAAAAATATGAGCATTGAAAGACAGGCAATGGAAGTTGATAGAGTTAAAAGACAAGAAAATGGAGTAATAACAGATCCATTCCATTTATCACCGGATAATACTGTTCAAGATGCTTTAGATCTAATGGCTAAATATAGAATTTCAGGTGTTCCTATAACTGAAGAGGGTAAATTAGTAGGCATAATAACGAATAGAGATATTGCTTTTGAAACAAACTACGAACAAGCAATAAAGAATATAATGACTAGTGAAAATCTTATTACAGCTCCGGAAAATACAACAGTAGAAGAAGCAAAAGAAATTTTAAAAGGTCACAAAATAGAAAAACTTCCTTTAGTGGATAAAGACAATAATTTAAAAGGTCTTATAACAATAAAAGATATAGAAAAAGTTAGAAAGTTCCCTAATGCAGCAAAAGATGATAGAGGTAGATTACTTTGTGGTGCGGCAGTTGGAGTAACAGCTGATATGATGGATAGAGTTGATGCATTAGTAAAAGCTAAAGTAGATGTTATAACAATTGATACAGCTCATGGGCATTCAAAAGGTGTTCTAGTTGCAGTAAAAGAAGTTAAAGCAAAATACCCAGGACTTCAAGTAATAGCAGGAAACGTAGCTACGCCAGAGGCAACAAAAGATCTTATAGAAGCAGGCGCAGATTGTATAAAGGTTGGAATAGGACCTGGATCAATTTGTACAACAAGAGTTGTTGCTGGAGTTGGAGTACCTCAACTTACAGCTGTTATGGATTGTGTAGAAGAAGCTAATAAATATGGAGTACCAGTTATAGCGGATGGTGGTATAAAATATTCAGGAGATATGGTTAAGGCACTTGCAGCAGGTGCTACAACAGTTATGATGGGATCTATGCTTGCTGGATGTGAAGAAGCACCAGGTGAAGTAGAAATATATCAAGGAAGAAGTTATAAGGTATATAGAGGAATGGGGTCACTTGCAGCTATGGCTTGTGGAAGTAAAGATAGATACTTCCAAGAAGATAATAAAAAGTTAGTACCAGAAGGTGTAGAAGGAAGAGTTCCATTTAAGGGAAGTGTTATAGATACAATATATCAATTAATGGGTGGTTTACGTTCTGGAATGGGATACTTAGGATCAGCTACATTAAATGATTTATATCAAAATGCTAAGTTTGTAATACAAAGTTCAGCAGGACTTAGAGAAAGTCATCCACATGATATATCAATAACTAAAGAAGCACCAAATTATAGTGTTCAAGGTTAA
- a CDS encoding tRNA 2-thiocytidine(32) synthetase TtcA, whose product MIIFKKEYNRLFLRYLRKSIEEYNMIEPGDKVAVGLSGGKDSIFLLFGLRLIQMTSIKNFELIGINIDLGFEMNLAPLEDFCMKNNIPIIIEKTNISEVVFNDRKEKKPCSLCSKLRKGALIRVAKANNVNKIALGHNSDDVIETLFMNVLKVGKLGTFHPNISFDDKNINIIRPLIYLKENLIQKLTTKYDLPVIKSSCPKDKKTTREDMKQLLIKLENLYPDAQRNILTSLSNIDFKNIWNQK is encoded by the coding sequence ATGATAATCTTCAAAAAAGAATATAATAGGTTATTTTTGCGCTATTTAAGAAAATCTATAGAAGAATATAATATGATTGAACCTGGCGATAAGGTGGCTGTAGGACTTTCAGGTGGAAAAGATAGTATATTTTTACTTTTTGGTTTAAGGCTCATTCAGATGACATCTATAAAAAATTTTGAATTAATAGGTATAAATATAGATTTAGGATTTGAAATGAATCTTGCACCATTAGAAGATTTTTGCATGAAAAACAACATTCCTATAATAATAGAAAAAACTAATATTTCAGAAGTAGTTTTCAATGACCGCAAAGAAAAAAAACCATGCTCTTTATGTTCAAAACTTAGAAAAGGTGCTTTAATTAGAGTGGCTAAAGCTAATAACGTAAATAAAATAGCATTAGGTCATAATAGCGATGACGTTATAGAAACTTTATTTATGAATGTTTTAAAGGTTGGTAAGCTTGGTACTTTTCATCCTAACATAAGCTTTGATGATAAAAATATTAATATAATACGACCTTTAATATACTTGAAAGAAAACCTAATACAAAAATTAACTACTAAATATGACCTTCCCGTAATTAAAAGTTCTTGTCCAAAAGATAAAAAAACAACAAGAGAAGATATGAAACAATTATTAATAAAATTAGAAAACCTTTATCCTGATGCACAAAGAAATATACTTACATCATTATCAAATATAGACTTTAAAAATATATGGAATCAAAAATAA
- the groL gene encoding chaperonin GroEL (60 kDa chaperone family; promotes refolding of misfolded polypeptides especially under stressful conditions; forms two stacked rings of heptamers to form a barrel-shaped 14mer; ends can be capped by GroES; misfolded proteins enter the barrel where they are refolded when GroES binds) — MAKSILFGEESRRAMQAGVDKLANAVKVTLGPKGRNVVLDKKFGTPLITNDGVTIAKEIELEDPYENMGAQLVKEVATKTNDVAGDGTTTATLLAQAIIREGLKNVTAGANPMLIRKGIKLAVDTAVEQIKKSSKQVDGKEDIARVAAISAADPEIGKLIADAMEKVGNEGVITVEESNTMATELEVVEGMQFDRGYLSPYMVTDAEKMEAVLENPYILLTDKKISNIQEILPILEQIVQQGKKLLIIAEDIEGEALATLVVNKLRGTFTCVAVKAPGFGDRRKEMLRDIAILTGGEVISEELGREIKDVTLDMLGTAESVKVTKENTTIVNGKGSKAEIEDRIGQIKRQIEETTSEFDREKLQERLAKIAGGVAVVKVGAATETELKERKLRIEDALAATKAAVEEGIVAGGGTAYLRAIKEVEKLTDNNSEIRLGIAIIRRALEEPVRQIASNAGLEGSVIIDKIMSGQEGMGFDALEGEYVNMVQKGIVDPAKVTRSALQNAASVASTFLTTECVVAEIPEKNPAPQAPGMGGMGMEGMY; from the coding sequence ATGGCTAAAAGTATTTTATTTGGTGAAGAATCAAGACGTGCTATGCAAGCAGGAGTTGATAAATTAGCTAACGCTGTTAAAGTAACATTAGGACCAAAAGGAAGAAATGTTGTTTTAGATAAAAAGTTTGGGACACCACTTATAACTAATGATGGTGTTACTATAGCAAAAGAGATAGAACTTGAAGATCCATATGAAAATATGGGGGCTCAATTAGTTAAAGAAGTTGCAACAAAAACAAATGATGTAGCTGGAGATGGAACAACAACCGCTACATTACTTGCTCAAGCTATAATAAGAGAAGGATTAAAAAACGTTACAGCAGGGGCTAATCCAATGCTAATTAGAAAAGGAATAAAATTAGCTGTTGATACTGCTGTTGAACAAATTAAAAAATCATCAAAACAAGTTGATGGAAAAGAAGATATAGCAAGAGTTGCTGCAATATCAGCTGCAGATCCTGAAATCGGAAAACTAATAGCAGATGCTATGGAGAAAGTAGGAAATGAAGGAGTTATTACTGTAGAAGAATCAAATACAATGGCAACAGAACTTGAAGTTGTTGAGGGTATGCAATTTGATAGAGGATATTTAAGTCCATATATGGTAACAGATGCAGAAAAAATGGAAGCTGTATTAGAAAATCCATATATACTTTTAACTGATAAAAAAATAAGCAATATACAAGAAATACTTCCAATACTTGAACAAATAGTTCAACAAGGAAAGAAACTTTTAATTATAGCAGAAGATATAGAAGGAGAAGCATTAGCTACATTAGTTGTTAATAAATTAAGAGGAACATTTACTTGTGTAGCTGTAAAAGCACCTGGATTTGGTGATAGAAGAAAAGAAATGCTTAGAGATATAGCTATATTAACTGGCGGAGAAGTTATAAGTGAAGAATTAGGAAGAGAAATAAAAGATGTTACTTTAGACATGCTTGGAACTGCTGAAAGCGTAAAAGTAACTAAAGAAAACACTACAATAGTTAATGGAAAAGGAAGCAAAGCTGAAATTGAAGATAGAATAGGTCAAATTAAGAGACAAATAGAAGAAACTACTTCAGAGTTTGACAGAGAAAAACTTCAAGAAAGATTAGCTAAAATTGCTGGAGGAGTTGCTGTTGTTAAAGTTGGAGCAGCTACTGAAACAGAATTAAAGGAAAGAAAATTAAGAATAGAAGATGCACTAGCAGCTACTAAAGCAGCTGTAGAAGAAGGTATAGTTGCAGGTGGTGGTACAGCTTATCTAAGGGCTATAAAAGAAGTGGAAAAATTAACTGATAATAATTCAGAAATAAGACTTGGAATAGCTATTATAAGAAGAGCGCTTGAAGAACCAGTAAGACAAATTGCTTCTAATGCAGGACTTGAAGGTTCAGTAATAATAGATAAAATCATGAGTGGCCAAGAAGGAATGGGATTTGATGCATTAGAAGGCGAATATGTAAATATGGTTCAAAAAGGAATTGTTGATCCAGCTAAAGTTACAAGATCAGCACTTCAAAATGCTGCATCAGTTGCTTCAACATTTTTAACAACAGAATGCGTTGTAGCTGAAATTCCAGAAAAGAATCCAGCACCACAAGCACCAGGAATGGGTGGCATGGGAATGGAAGGAATGTATTAA
- the groES gene encoding co-chaperone GroES — protein MRIKPLGDRVVIKRLEAEEKTKSGIVLPGSAKEKPQEAEIVAVGPGGIVDGKEVNMEVKVGDKVLFSQYAGNEVKIDGEEYIILRQNDILAIVE, from the coding sequence ATGAGAATAAAACCACTTGGAGACAGAGTTGTAATCAAAAGATTAGAGGCTGAAGAAAAAACTAAAAGCGGAATAGTATTACCAGGAAGTGCCAAAGAAAAACCACAAGAAGCAGAAATAGTTGCTGTAGGACCTGGTGGAATAGTAGATGGAAAAGAAGTGAATATGGAAGTTAAGGTTGGGGATAAAGTATTATTCTCTCAATATGCTGGTAATGAAGTTAAAATTGACGGAGAAGAATATATAATATTAAGACAAAATGACATATTAGCAATAGTTGAATAG
- a CDS encoding 4Fe-4S dicluster domain-containing protein, with translation MNFETELNRLKYEVLREVSVLAKEDRLNKDDLEKISYNVIQGDKPKYRCCVYHERAIVKERAKLAAGYIPNGDSPEYIAQQEDEDKIMYVIEAACDRCPINKYTITEACRGCVQHKCMEVCPAKAITKINGRAYINQDVCRECGMCKQVCPYNAISEVMRPCKTACPTGAICISPEDRRAVIKDEECISCGACMKACPFGAISDRSYIVPVIKSLKNNKNVYALVAPAISGQFGPKVTVGQVKDGLMKIGFKDMVEAACGADAVTCHEAEEFVERMEKGDNFMTNSCCPAFVSYIEKKFPDQVEKISGTVSPMIATGRWIKKKDKDAVVVFVGPCTAKKSEIGREGLKDAIDYVLTFEEISAMLGAYEIEVEQCEDIEVEDGSALGRGFAQGGGLSAAVEDYIKSKNIDVEFKPVKISGYQNLRKFMLLAKNNKLPGNFFEGMMCEGGCIGGAASTAPQMKTKMALNKFAKAAKKQQVLDNDILEEFKEIELEK, from the coding sequence GTGAACTTTGAAACAGAGTTAAACAGATTAAAGTACGAAGTATTAAGAGAAGTTTCAGTATTAGCTAAAGAAGATAGATTAAATAAAGATGATTTAGAGAAAATATCATACAATGTAATTCAAGGAGATAAACCAAAGTATAGATGTTGTGTATATCATGAAAGAGCTATAGTTAAGGAAAGAGCAAAATTAGCAGCTGGATATATTCCAAATGGGGATAGCCCAGAGTATATAGCACAACAAGAAGATGAAGATAAAATTATGTATGTTATAGAAGCAGCTTGTGATAGATGTCCTATTAATAAGTACACAATTACAGAAGCTTGCAGAGGATGTGTACAGCACAAATGTATGGAGGTTTGTCCGGCTAAAGCTATAACTAAAATTAATGGAAGAGCATATATAAATCAAGATGTATGTCGTGAATGTGGTATGTGTAAACAAGTTTGCCCATATAATGCTATATCAGAAGTTATGAGACCTTGTAAGACTGCATGTCCAACAGGAGCAATATGTATATCTCCAGAAGATAGAAGAGCTGTAATAAAGGATGAGGAATGTATAAGTTGTGGAGCATGTATGAAGGCATGTCCGTTTGGGGCTATATCAGATAGAAGTTATATTGTTCCAGTTATAAAATCTTTAAAGAACAATAAAAATGTATATGCTTTAGTAGCACCTGCAATAAGTGGACAATTTGGTCCAAAAGTTACAGTTGGACAAGTAAAAGATGGTTTAATGAAAATAGGATTTAAGGATATGGTAGAAGCAGCGTGCGGAGCTGATGCTGTAACTTGTCATGAAGCAGAAGAATTTGTTGAAAGAATGGAAAAAGGCGATAATTTCATGACAAATTCTTGTTGTCCTGCTTTTGTATCGTATATAGAAAAGAAATTCCCTGATCAAGTTGAAAAAATTTCAGGGACTGTATCACCTATGATTGCTACGGGAAGATGGATTAAGAAAAAAGATAAAGATGCTGTAGTAGTATTTGTAGGACCATGTACAGCTAAAAAATCAGAAATAGGTAGAGAAGGTTTAAAAGATGCTATAGACTATGTTCTAACATTTGAAGAAATATCAGCTATGTTAGGAGCATATGAAATAGAAGTGGAACAATGTGAAGATATAGAAGTTGAAGATGGTTCTGCTTTAGGAAGAGGATTTGCACAAGGTGGCGGATTAAGTGCCGCTGTAGAAGATTATATTAAGAGCAAAAATATTGATGTTGAATTTAAACCAGTAAAAATTAGTGGATATCAAAATCTTAGAAAATTTATGTTATTAGCTAAAAACAATAAATTACCAGGAAACTTCTTTGAAGGCATGATGTGTGAAGGTGGATGTATAGGGGGGGCTGCATCTACAGCGCCTCAAATGAAAACAAAAATGGCATTAAACAAATTTGCAAAAGCAGCTAAAAAGCAACAAGTATTAGATAATGATATATTGGAAGAATTTAAAGAAATAGAATTAGAAAAATAA
- a CDS encoding DNA-3-methyladenine glycosylase family protein gives MEFDYVDKIENGIIIKDVINFELPHIFECGQCFRWNRQENTNYIGVAFGKVIEVEKKGKDVIIYNATEEDFKKIWCDYFDLYRDYSIIKENLSEDELLKKSVEFGSGIRILKQEPFEIVLSFIISANNRIPMIKRAIERISKRWGKKVQYKGKDYYTFPSVEMLKECTIEELEECGMGFRAKYIKNTIKDIISNEFDLEYIKSLEDDECHKELQKITGVGPKVADCIMLFSMQKYSAFPVDVWVKRAMQHFYLAPDVSLKKIRDFGRNQFNPFCGFAQQYLFYYARENNIRV, from the coding sequence ATGGAATTTGATTATGTAGATAAAATAGAAAATGGAATAATAATAAAGGATGTAATAAATTTTGAATTACCTCATATATTTGAGTGCGGACAATGTTTTAGATGGAATAGACAAGAAAATACAAATTATATAGGGGTTGCATTTGGAAAAGTAATTGAGGTAGAAAAAAAGGGGAAAGATGTAATTATTTATAATGCTACAGAAGAAGATTTTAAAAAAATATGGTGTGATTATTTTGACTTATATAGAGACTATTCTATTATTAAAGAAAATTTAAGTGAGGATGAACTTCTAAAAAAATCTGTAGAATTTGGATCAGGTATCAGAATATTAAAGCAAGAACCTTTTGAAATTGTACTATCATTTATTATATCTGCAAATAACAGAATACCTATGATAAAAAGAGCTATTGAAAGGATATCTAAAAGATGGGGAAAAAAAGTACAGTATAAAGGTAAAGACTACTACACATTTCCAAGTGTGGAAATGTTAAAAGAGTGTACTATAGAGGAATTGGAAGAATGTGGAATGGGATTTAGAGCTAAGTACATAAAAAACACAATTAAGGATATTATATCCAATGAATTCGATTTAGAGTATATTAAATCTTTAGAGGATGATGAGTGTCATAAAGAATTACAAAAAATAACCGGAGTAGGTCCTAAGGTTGCTGATTGTATTATGTTGTTTTCAATGCAGAAATATAGTGCTTTTCCCGTTGATGTTTGGGTAAAAAGAGCAATGCAACATTTTTATTTAGCACCTGATGTATCGTTAAAAAAAATACGAGATTTTGGAAGAAATCAGTTTAATCCGTTTTGCGGATTTGCACAACAATATTTGTTTTATTATGCTAGAGAAAACAATATAAGGGTATAA
- the gltA gene encoding NADPH-dependent glutamate synthase, giving the protein MDRMKRIPVKEQSPGVRRKNFKEVCLGYSEEEAVAEANRCLNCKNPQCVKGCPVSINIPEFIEHVKNKEFEMAAKVIAKYSSLPAVCGRVCPQETQCEGKCVLGIKGEPVSIGKLERFVADWSRENNINLSETEKKKNMKVAVIGSGPSGLTCAGDLAKKGYDVTIFEALHEPGGVLVYGIPEFRLPKDTVVKNEIENIKKLGVKLETNVIVGRTTNIDELMKEEGFKAVFIGSGAGLPKFMGINGENANGVFSANEFLTRVNLMKAYKEDYATPVKVGKKVAVVGGGNVAMDAARTALRLGSQTHIVYRRSEEELPARVEEVHHAKEEGIIFDLLTNPIEILEDENGWVKGMKCVRMQLGDPDASGRRRPEVIEGSEFIMDVDTVIMSLGTSPNPLISSTTEGLDINKWGCIIAEDETGKTSKEAVYAGGDAVTGAATVILAMEAGKKAANAINQYLSK; this is encoded by the coding sequence ATGGACAGAATGAAGAGAATTCCAGTAAAAGAACAAAGTCCAGGAGTTAGAAGAAAGAACTTTAAAGAAGTTTGCCTAGGTTATTCAGAAGAAGAAGCTGTTGCAGAGGCTAATAGATGTTTAAACTGTAAAAATCCTCAATGTGTTAAAGGATGTCCAGTTTCAATAAATATACCTGAATTTATAGAGCACGTTAAAAATAAAGAATTTGAAATGGCTGCAAAGGTTATAGCAAAATATAGTTCACTTCCAGCTGTATGCGGAAGGGTATGTCCTCAAGAAACACAATGTGAGGGAAAATGTGTTCTAGGAATAAAAGGGGAACCAGTATCAATAGGTAAATTAGAAAGATTTGTGGCTGATTGGTCAAGAGAAAATAATATAAATTTATCAGAAACAGAAAAAAAGAAAAACATGAAAGTAGCAGTAATAGGAAGTGGTCCATCAGGACTTACTTGTGCAGGAGATTTGGCTAAAAAAGGATATGATGTTACAATTTTCGAAGCTCTTCATGAACCAGGTGGAGTTTTAGTATATGGTATCCCTGAATTTAGACTTCCTAAGGACACTGTAGTTAAAAATGAAATTGAAAATATTAAAAAACTAGGAGTTAAATTAGAAACTAATGTTATAGTAGGTAGAACTACTAACATAGATGAATTAATGAAAGAAGAAGGTTTTAAAGCTGTATTTATAGGTTCAGGTGCAGGACTGCCTAAATTTATGGGTATAAACGGAGAAAATGCTAATGGAGTATTTTCAGCAAATGAATTTTTAACAAGAGTAAACTTAATGAAAGCTTATAAAGAAGATTATGCAACTCCAGTTAAAGTAGGAAAGAAAGTTGCAGTTGTAGGTGGCGGAAATGTTGCTATGGATGCTGCTAGAACAGCTTTAAGGCTTGGTTCACAAACTCATATAGTATACAGAAGATCAGAAGAAGAGCTTCCAGCTAGAGTTGAAGAAGTTCATCATGCTAAAGAGGAAGGTATAATTTTTGATTTATTAACGAACCCAATTGAAATATTAGAAGATGAAAATGGATGGGTTAAAGGAATGAAATGTGTGAGAATGCAACTTGGAGATCCAGATGCATCGGGTAGAAGAAGACCAGAAGTTATAGAAGGTTCAGAATTTATAATGGATGTAGACACTGTAATAATGTCCCTTGGAACTTCACCAAATCCATTAATATCTTCCACAACAGAAGGCTTAGATATAAATAAGTGGGGATGTATAATAGCAGAAGATGAGACTGGTAAAACGTCTAAAGAGGCGGTTTATGCAGGTGGGGATGCTGTAACTGGTGCTGCTACTGTAATACTTGCTATGGAAGCTGGAAAAAAAGCTGCAAATGCTATAAATCAGTATTTAAGCAAATAG
- a CDS encoding sulfide/dihydroorotate dehydrogenase-like FAD/NAD-binding protein, protein MFKIVKKELLVPNIYLMDIEAPRVAKSAKPGQFVIVKIDEKGERVPLTICDYDKEKGTVTIVFQVVGRSTEEMAKYEEGQYFMDFVGPLGRPSEFLQEDINELKNKKVLFISGGVGAAPIYPQVKWFHNNGIKVDVIMGARNKDLLILEDMMKNVAENVYVTTDDGSYGFKGLVTEQFKDLVDNKGKHYDYVVAIGPIIMMKFACLATKPYGIKTIVSMNPLMVDGTGMCGACRVSVGNETKFACVDGPEFDGHLINFDEALRRQAMYKTEEGRDRLKEEEKHLEQHHHKNGGGCGCCGGDK, encoded by the coding sequence ATGTTTAAAATAGTGAAGAAGGAATTATTAGTTCCAAATATATATCTTATGGATATTGAAGCGCCAAGAGTAGCTAAATCAGCTAAACCAGGACAATTTGTAATTGTAAAGATAGATGAAAAGGGAGAGAGAGTACCTCTTACGATTTGTGATTATGATAAAGAAAAAGGAACTGTAACTATAGTATTTCAAGTTGTTGGACGTTCAACAGAGGAAATGGCAAAATACGAAGAAGGTCAATACTTTATGGATTTTGTAGGACCACTTGGAAGACCATCTGAATTTTTACAAGAAGATATAAATGAATTGAAAAATAAAAAGGTACTATTTATATCTGGTGGAGTAGGGGCTGCGCCTATATATCCACAAGTTAAATGGTTTCATAATAACGGTATAAAAGTAGATGTTATTATGGGAGCAAGAAATAAAGATTTATTGATTTTAGAAGATATGATGAAAAATGTTGCAGAAAATGTTTATGTAACAACAGATGATGGTTCATATGGATTTAAAGGATTAGTTACTGAACAATTTAAAGATTTAGTAGATAATAAAGGAAAACACTATGATTATGTAGTTGCTATAGGACCAATAATAATGATGAAATTTGCCTGTCTTGCAACTAAACCATATGGAATAAAAACAATAGTAAGCATGAATCCATTAATGGTTGATGGTACAGGAATGTGCGGAGCGTGTAGAGTATCTGTAGGAAATGAAACTAAATTTGCATGTGTAGATGGTCCTGAATTTGATGGTCATTTAATTAATTTTGATGAAGCACTTAGAAGACAAGCAATGTATAAGACAGAAGAAGGAAGAGATAGACTTAAGGAAGAAGAAAAACACTTAGAACAACATCACCACAAAAATGGTGGCGGATGTGGATGCTGTGGAGGTGACAAATAA
- a CDS encoding iron-containing alcohol dehydrogenase translates to MARFTLPRDIYFGAGCLDVLKTIKGKKAVIVIGGGSIKRSGFLDKIERYLKEANIETRLIEGVEPDPSVETVMNGASVMREFEPDLIIGVGGGSPIDAAKAMWIFYEYPDFTFEKAVIPFGIPELRQKAKFIAIPSTSGTASEVTAFSVITDYKAKIKYPLADFNLTPDIAIVDSDIAQTMPPKLTAHTGMDALTHAIEAYVAGARSAFSDPLAIQAIVMVRDNLVNSFKGDREARDQMHIAQCLAGMSFSNALLGITHSMAHKIGAVFHIPHGCANAIFLPYVIEYNRKACEDRYATIARRLELKGNTDSELVDSLINLINELNVKLNIPSTIKEWGVSEEDFKKNVEFMAHNAVLDACTGANPREIDDETMTKLYNCTFYGEKVDF, encoded by the coding sequence ATGGCAAGATTTACATTACCAAGAGATATTTATTTTGGAGCGGGATGTTTAGATGTACTTAAAACAATAAAAGGTAAAAAAGCTGTAATAGTTATAGGAGGAGGATCAATAAAAAGATCTGGATTTTTAGATAAAATTGAAAGATATTTAAAGGAAGCTAATATAGAAACAAGATTAATAGAAGGGGTTGAACCCGATCCATCAGTTGAAACTGTGATGAATGGTGCATCTGTAATGAGAGAATTTGAGCCAGATTTAATAATAGGAGTAGGTGGAGGGTCACCAATAGATGCAGCAAAAGCTATGTGGATATTTTATGAATATCCAGACTTTACATTTGAAAAGGCAGTGATACCTTTTGGAATTCCGGAGTTAAGACAAAAGGCTAAATTTATAGCTATACCATCAACAAGTGGTACAGCAAGTGAAGTTACAGCATTTTCAGTAATAACTGATTATAAAGCAAAAATAAAATATCCTTTAGCAGATTTTAATTTAACACCTGATATAGCTATAGTTGATTCAGATATTGCACAAACTATGCCACCAAAATTAACAGCTCATACTGGAATGGATGCATTAACTCATGCTATAGAAGCATATGTTGCAGGAGCAAGATCAGCTTTTTCAGATCCACTTGCTATACAAGCTATAGTTATGGTAAGAGATAATTTAGTTAATTCTTTTAAAGGCGATAGAGAAGCTAGGGATCAAATGCATATAGCTCAATGCCTTGCAGGAATGTCATTTTCAAATGCGCTACTAGGAATTACTCATAGTATGGCACATAAGATAGGAGCAGTATTTCATATTCCTCATGGATGTGCAAATGCAATTTTTCTTCCATATGTAATTGAATATAATAGAAAAGCTTGTGAAGATAGATATGCTACAATTGCTAGGAGATTAGAATTAAAAGGAAACACTGATTCAGAATTAGTTGATTCGTTAATAAATTTAATTAATGAATTAAATGTTAAATTGAATATACCTTCAACTATTAAAGAGTGGGGAGTAAGTGAAGAAGATTTTAAGAAGAATGTTGAATTTATGGCTCATAATGCTGTATTAGATGCATGTACAGGAGCTAATCCAAGAGAGATAGATGATGAAACTATGACGAAGTTATACAATTGTACATTTTATGGAGAAAAAGTTGATTTTTAA